In the genome of Lysobacter sp. 5GHs7-4, the window TACGTGGCCGCCGCTTCCGCTCAAGTAGCGAAGAAGATCGTCCACACCGCTGCGATAGCGCGTACCGGACCCGCGCAGCGCAGCTGCAGCATCGGCTAACGTCGACGGCTCCACGGCGGAAACACAACGCAGTTCCCAGCATCAGTGCAGATGAATCGCCAGCCACAGCGCGCCCTCCGACACGCGTCGCACACTATGCGGCGTGCCGGCCGGCAGGAACACGTAGTCGCCGCTGCGCAGTTCGACCGATGCGCCGCCGACGTCCAACGTGGCCTCGCCTTGGATCATCGCGACCCATTCGTCCTGGGTTTGCACGTACTCGCAGGGCGCGATCCTGGCGGAGCTGACGATGCGCTCCACGACCAGGTTCCGGTGGCCAAGC includes:
- a CDS encoding cupin domain-containing protein; amino-acid sequence: MRTGNLYADADPPADGERFETLLGHRNLVVERIVSSARIAPCEYVQTQDEWVAMIQGEATLDVGGASVELRSGDYVFLPAGTPHSVRRVSEGALWLAIHLH